A region from the Lycium barbarum isolate Lr01 chromosome 8, ASM1917538v2, whole genome shotgun sequence genome encodes:
- the LOC132606604 gene encoding auxin-responsive protein SAUR22-like produces MGFRLLPMISSVKQIYKLQSALTRSHSDVPKGHFAVYVGEMEKKRYVVPITYLNHPSFQNLLRQAEEEFGFHHSMGGLTIPCNVDAFVNVTSQLNSL; encoded by the coding sequence ATGGGGTTTCGTTTGTTACCGATGATTTCCAGTGTCAAGCAAATCTACAAACTACAGTCTGCTCTTACAAGGAGTCATTCAGATGTTCCTAAAGGACATTTTGCAGTTTATGTAGGAGAAATGGAGAAGAAACGGTACGTTGTGCCCATAACGTACCTGAATCATCCTTCTTTCCAGAACTTATTAAGGCAAGCAGAAGAAGAATTCGGCTTTCATCATTCAATGGGTGGTCTAACAATACCTTGCAATGTGGATGCATTTGTTAATGTGACTTCTCAATTAAACAGTTTATGA
- the LOC132606606 gene encoding auxin-responsive protein SAUR21-like, giving the protein MGIRLLPMISGAKQIYKLQFAPTRNHSDIPKGHFAVYVGEIEKKRYVVPITYLNHPSFQNLLRKAEEEFGFHHPMGGLTIPCNEDDFFFVTSRLSL; this is encoded by the coding sequence ATGGGGATTCGTTTGTTACCTATGATTTCCGGTGCCAAGCAAATCTACAAACTGCAGTTTGCTCCTACAAGAAATCATTCAGATATTCCAAAAGGACATTTTGCAGTTTATGTTGGAGAAATAGAGAAGAAACGTTATGTGGTGCCCATAACATACCTGAATCATCCTTCTTTTCAGAACTTGTTAAGGAAAGCAGAAGAAGAGTTTGGATTTCATCATCCAATGGGTGGTCTAACAATACCTTGCAATGAGGATGACTTTTTCTTTGTGACTTCTCGATTGAGTTTATGA